The following coding sequences lie in one Geotoga petraea genomic window:
- a CDS encoding cupin domain-containing protein encodes MNKKVVIEKYSNVTPQILNNDKVKNVEKRILIGSKLEAPNFVMRLFTVKKDGHSPKHSHSWEHEVFIVKGKAEVYNGEEYVEAEEGTFVFVPPNVEHQFKNVGDGDLQFICVIPNSADEE; translated from the coding sequence ATGAATAAAAAAGTAGTTATAGAAAAATATAGCAATGTAACACCTCAAATATTAAATAACGATAAAGTAAAAAATGTTGAAAAAAGGATTTTAATAGGGAGCAAACTTGAAGCACCAAACTTTGTCATGAGACTTTTTACAGTTAAAAAAGACGGACATTCCCCAAAACATTCTCACTCTTGGGAACATGAAGTATTTATTGTAAAAGGAAAAGCTGAAGTATATAATGGAGAAGAATATGTTGAAGCAGAAGAAGGAACATTTGTTTTTGTCCCTCCTAATGTAGAACATCAATTCAAAAATGTTGGCGATGGAGATTTACAGTTTATATGTGTAATTCCCAATTCAGCTGACGAAGAATAA
- a CDS encoding carbohydrate ABC transporter permease — protein sequence MKNRKLSIRMMFYILSLLIVIVWLIPFFITTFTSLKSMDEIMASTSWWKPPQQLVWENFANSWEQGNMKTYFRNTFIITVPSVIGTLFVSSLGAFSLSFYKFKMSKIVLIIFVAGMLIPFQMLLIPVYKFSQQTGLYDTFQGVILFHVAFQLGFCTFFLRNFMIGIPKSIFESAKMDGANDFTLYRKIALPLSLPAMAALGILEFTWIWNDYLWALILLQSDSLKPVTLGLVNLQGQWVTSWNIISAASLIAAIVPLVVFLLFQRYFIDGLTVGAVKG from the coding sequence ATGAAAAATAGAAAATTATCAATTAGAATGATGTTTTACATATTATCGCTTTTAATAGTGATAGTTTGGCTTATCCCGTTTTTCATAACTACTTTTACATCTTTAAAATCGATGGATGAGATAATGGCTTCGACTTCATGGTGGAAACCACCTCAACAATTGGTATGGGAAAATTTTGCCAACTCTTGGGAACAGGGAAATATGAAAACTTATTTTAGGAATACATTCATAATTACAGTTCCTTCTGTAATAGGGACTTTATTTGTTTCAAGTTTAGGAGCCTTTTCTTTATCTTTTTATAAATTTAAAATGTCAAAAATAGTTTTGATCATATTTGTTGCGGGTATGCTTATACCATTTCAAATGTTATTGATACCGGTCTACAAGTTTTCTCAGCAGACTGGGCTTTATGACACTTTTCAAGGAGTTATACTTTTTCATGTAGCCTTTCAATTGGGATTTTGTACGTTTTTCTTGAGGAATTTCATGATAGGAATTCCAAAAAGTATTTTTGAATCAGCGAAAATGGATGGAGCTAATGATTTTACACTATATAGAAAAATTGCCCTCCCCCTTTCATTGCCAGCAATGGCAGCTTTGGGTATATTAGAATTTACATGGATATGGAACGATTATCTTTGGGCTTTAATACTACTTCAATCAGATAGTTTAAAACCAGTAACTTTGGGACTTGTAAATTTACAAGGTCAATGGGTTACAAGCTGGAATATTATATCTGCCGCATCGTTAATAGCAGCTATTGTTCCATTGGTAGTATTTCTACTTTTTCAAAGATATTTTATCGACGGTTTAACTGTTGGAGCAGTAAAAGGATAA
- the jag gene encoding RNA-binding cell elongation regulator Jag/EloR, whose amino-acid sequence MLKLQSKEFTAKTIEEALEQAKKEFEVQDSELSYKIKEEGTKGFIFGIGSKPYILEIYINENFLINKIREFLDEILTYFDEEIDANIKAFGKTIVIYLDGEGLGKLIGKHGRTLGALQHLIMIYVNRMTDTKIDIKLDIGEYRKKRRRKIEEIAEQAAKKVLRTHENLELATMFSFERKTVHEHIRKYFPELSTKSVGLEPYRKVIILENHKEYTK is encoded by the coding sequence ATGTTAAAATTACAGTCTAAAGAGTTTACTGCAAAAACAATAGAAGAAGCTTTAGAACAAGCTAAAAAAGAATTTGAAGTTCAAGATTCTGAATTATCTTATAAAATAAAAGAAGAGGGAACAAAAGGATTCATATTTGGAATTGGTAGCAAACCTTATATCTTAGAAATTTATATCAATGAAAATTTTTTAATAAACAAAATCAGAGAGTTTTTAGATGAAATATTAACTTATTTTGATGAAGAGATTGACGCCAATATCAAAGCATTTGGTAAAACAATTGTCATTTATTTAGATGGAGAAGGTTTAGGAAAATTAATAGGAAAACACGGTAGAACTTTAGGTGCTTTACAACATCTAATAATGATATACGTCAATAGAATGACTGACACAAAAATAGACATTAAATTGGATATTGGAGAATACAGAAAAAAGAGAAGAAGAAAAATAGAAGAAATTGCCGAACAAGCTGCAAAAAAAGTTTTGAGAACTCATGAAAATTTAGAATTAGCTACAATGTTTTCTTTTGAGAGAAAAACTGTACACGAGCACATAAGAAAATATTTCCCTGAATTGTCCACAAAATCTGTCGGTTTAGAACCTTACAGAAAGGTAATTATTTTAGAAAATCATAAAGAATACACAAAATAA
- the dprA gene encoding DNA-processing protein DprA — protein MNTLDIITLKEVYKKTNNEIISIIEKGIRPNLFEKDFENKKKFIYKRLKQSSNYSILTYWDEDYPEELKNIADPPVILYYIGNLDLFNTKKVSVVGTRKPSQYGKNMCADIVKVLEDYTIVSGMAYGIDSISHRNAKKTIAVLGTGIDVIFPKTNEDLYHKISKDGLILSEYMPGTPGMKHQFPYRNRIIAALSEKTIVVEAAKRSGSLITARYALEFGKDVLAVPGDVSRFNSYGTNFLIYNGAIPIISLEVLKEIFNINEMRMNIDNLPEKSKKIISLIKNGENTAEKISYFLNEDISTILTSLMELEIEGKIRQENGCYNLIF, from the coding sequence ATGAATACATTAGATATCATAACTTTAAAAGAAGTTTATAAAAAGACAAACAATGAAATTATTAGCATTATTGAAAAAGGTATTAGACCAAATTTATTTGAAAAAGATTTTGAAAATAAGAAAAAATTTATTTATAAAAGATTAAAACAATCTTCTAATTATTCTATCTTGACTTACTGGGACGAAGATTATCCAGAAGAACTTAAAAATATAGCAGATCCACCAGTTATTTTATACTATATCGGTAATCTCGATCTTTTTAATACCAAAAAAGTTTCTGTAGTTGGTACGAGAAAACCTTCACAATACGGGAAAAATATGTGTGCTGATATTGTAAAAGTTTTGGAAGACTACACTATAGTTTCGGGAATGGCTTATGGAATAGATTCAATTTCTCATAGAAATGCAAAAAAAACCATAGCTGTCTTGGGCACTGGAATAGATGTTATATTTCCAAAAACAAATGAAGATCTATACCACAAAATTTCGAAAGATGGATTGATTTTATCAGAATATATGCCTGGAACACCTGGAATGAAACATCAATTTCCGTATAGGAACAGAATTATAGCTGCTTTATCTGAAAAGACCATCGTTGTCGAGGCAGCAAAAAGAAGTGGCTCTTTAATTACCGCAAGATATGCTCTTGAATTTGGAAAAGATGTTTTGGCAGTTCCAGGAGATGTTTCCCGTTTCAATTCTTACGGCACAAACTTTTTGATCTACAATGGGGCAATTCCGATAATATCATTAGAAGTTCTCAAAGAAATATTCAACATAAACGAAATGAGGATGAATATAGACAACTTACCTGAAAAATCCAAAAAGATAATTTCCTTGATTAAGAATGGTGAAAATACCGCAGAGAAAATAAGCTATTTTTTAAATGAAGACATATCAACTATACTAACTTCTCTCATGGAATTGGAAATAGAAGGTAAAATTAGACAAGAAAATGGATGTTATAATTTAATTTTTTGA
- a CDS encoding ABC transporter substrate-binding protein yields MKKLTLTLTILTLVLFVFSARTLVINSYMSDPAPKEVFSKLVADFEEMYPEIDVTVNTFAHEDFKTLLRTWLGSNNAPDVVTWFAGERMRYFAEKGFLEPLDDIFPNGFEEEFPEAFRTASAYQDNIYFIPQSWYWWGVYYNKAVFKDLGLEIPKTWNEFMAVNETLKENGKIPMAIGTKFLWTAGGWFDYLNMRINGIEFHTEFTAGKVPFTDPRVKKVFEYWKEMVDKGYFINNHSAYSWQEAANRLFTGEAGMYLMGQFIKDVAPENVKDDIDFFRFPIIDSNVGVYEDTPIDGFMVPKNAKNIEDAKLFMKYIAGKESQQYFADELGRLAANKKVTPPDAHAQAGMDMILESDGVMQFFDRDMDPEMANNAMNGFVEFMMFPNRIDAILENLENIRQRIYN; encoded by the coding sequence ATGAAAAAGTTAACGTTAACTTTAACGATATTAACTTTGGTACTTTTTGTTTTTTCAGCAAGAACTTTGGTTATAAACTCATACATGTCAGATCCAGCACCTAAAGAAGTATTTTCTAAATTAGTTGCAGATTTTGAAGAAATGTATCCAGAAATTGATGTAACTGTTAATACTTTTGCACATGAAGATTTTAAAACACTATTAAGAACTTGGTTAGGTTCTAACAATGCACCTGATGTTGTTACTTGGTTTGCAGGAGAAAGAATGAGATATTTTGCAGAAAAAGGATTTTTGGAACCATTAGATGATATTTTTCCTAATGGTTTTGAAGAGGAATTCCCAGAAGCGTTTAGAACTGCATCGGCTTATCAAGACAACATTTATTTTATTCCTCAAAGCTGGTACTGGTGGGGAGTTTATTATAACAAAGCTGTATTCAAAGATTTAGGTTTAGAAATTCCAAAAACATGGAATGAATTTATGGCAGTAAATGAAACTTTAAAAGAAAACGGTAAAATCCCTATGGCTATTGGAACAAAATTTTTATGGACAGCCGGTGGATGGTTTGACTATTTAAATATGAGAATTAATGGCATCGAATTCCACACGGAATTTACAGCAGGTAAAGTTCCATTTACAGATCCAAGAGTTAAAAAAGTTTTTGAATACTGGAAAGAAATGGTAGATAAAGGATACTTTATTAATAATCACTCTGCATACAGCTGGCAAGAAGCTGCAAATAGACTTTTTACTGGAGAAGCTGGAATGTACCTAATGGGTCAATTTATAAAAGATGTTGCACCAGAAAATGTAAAAGACGATATAGATTTCTTTAGATTCCCAATAATAGACTCAAATGTAGGGGTTTATGAAGATACTCCAATTGATGGATTTATGGTACCAAAAAATGCTAAAAATATTGAAGATGCAAAATTGTTTATGAAATACATAGCTGGGAAAGAATCTCAACAGTATTTTGCTGATGAATTAGGTAGATTAGCTGCCAATAAAAAAGTTACTCCGCCAGATGCCCACGCACAAGCTGGTATGGATATGATTCTTGAATCAGATGGAGTTATGCAATTCTTTGATAGAGACATGGATCCAGAAATGGCAAATAATGCAATGAATGGATTTGTTGAATTCATGATGTTCCCAAACAGAATCGATGCAATTTTGGAAAACTTGGAAAATATAAGACAAAGAATTTATAATTAA
- the glgB gene encoding 1,4-alpha-glucan branching protein GlgB codes for MAILSQEEIFNLSNGNLHDPYVYLGMHKYKKGVVVRTMQPFAKEVKVTSKKFRRYMKKISDSGLFELYIPNVDIVNYKFKCTDYEGNKWEVIDPYQFLPVISDYDRHLFNEGNHYEIYDKLGSHNMKINGHKGTLFAVWAPNAKRVSVVGNFNNWDGRVHQMRMLGSSGIWEIFIPNLSEGDLYKYEIKTKEDYILLKIDPYANFFEKRPKNASIIYDLEGKHQWEDDQWIKKRENTNWLEEPMSIYEVHLNSWMKTENDEFLNYRDIAKNLANYCKENGFTHIELMPIAEHPLDMSWGYQVTGYFAPTSRFGTPEDFMYFVDLLHKENIGIILDWVPGHFPKDEFALGRFDGTALYEHLDPRLGEHIDWGTYIFNYGRNEVKNFLISNALFWLKKFHIDGLRVDAVASMLYLDYSREGKDWIPNRFGGRENLEAIDFLKHLNSVTYKYFPGTLTIAEESTAFPGVTKPVDLGGLGFAMKWNMGWMNDSLEYMKKEPIYRQYHQNDLTFSIMYAFSENFILSISHDEVVYGKKSLVDKMPGDDWQKFANLRLYLSYMYAHPGKKLLFMGQEFGQWKEWDFEHSLDWHILQYENHKKTKDFVKYLNNIYKTNEPFYKIDFNYEGFEWIDFSDNENSVISFLRKSNDEKILCVFNFTPVPRDNYRIGVPEEGQYELIFNSDSKDFWGSGYDIKNSVTSEKIRWQGRDNSIVSNLPPLSAIFFKIK; via the coding sequence ATGGCTATATTGAGTCAAGAAGAAATTTTTAACTTATCAAATGGTAATCTACACGACCCTTATGTGTATTTGGGAATGCACAAATATAAAAAAGGAGTAGTCGTTAGGACTATGCAACCATTTGCAAAAGAAGTAAAGGTTACCTCAAAAAAATTCAGAAGATATATGAAAAAAATAAGCGATTCAGGTCTTTTTGAGTTGTATATTCCAAATGTTGACATTGTAAATTATAAGTTTAAATGCACTGATTACGAGGGAAACAAATGGGAAGTAATAGACCCATATCAATTTTTACCTGTGATTTCAGATTATGACAGACACCTATTTAATGAAGGAAATCATTATGAAATTTATGATAAATTAGGTTCTCACAACATGAAAATAAATGGTCATAAAGGAACTTTATTTGCTGTTTGGGCACCAAACGCAAAGAGGGTTTCAGTTGTTGGAAATTTCAACAATTGGGATGGAAGAGTTCATCAAATGAGAATGCTTGGTTCTTCTGGTATATGGGAAATTTTTATTCCTAATTTATCTGAAGGTGATTTATATAAATATGAAATAAAGACTAAAGAAGACTATATTCTTTTAAAAATAGACCCTTACGCAAACTTTTTTGAAAAAAGACCTAAAAATGCTTCAATAATATACGATCTTGAAGGAAAACATCAATGGGAAGACGATCAGTGGATAAAAAAAAGAGAAAATACAAATTGGCTTGAAGAACCTATGAGTATATACGAAGTTCATTTAAACTCTTGGATGAAAACAGAAAATGATGAATTTCTTAACTATAGAGATATAGCAAAAAATTTAGCAAATTATTGTAAAGAAAATGGTTTTACTCATATCGAATTAATGCCTATTGCAGAGCACCCTTTGGACATGTCTTGGGGCTATCAAGTGACAGGATATTTTGCGCCTACAAGTAGATTCGGTACTCCAGAGGATTTTATGTATTTTGTTGACTTGCTCCATAAAGAAAATATTGGAATTATTCTTGATTGGGTCCCAGGGCACTTCCCTAAAGATGAATTCGCACTGGGTAGATTTGATGGAACAGCTTTATACGAACATTTAGATCCAAGACTTGGTGAACATATTGATTGGGGGACTTATATTTTCAATTACGGAAGAAATGAAGTTAAAAATTTCTTAATTTCTAATGCATTATTTTGGTTGAAAAAATTCCATATAGATGGCCTTAGAGTCGATGCTGTGGCTTCGATGCTTTATTTAGATTATTCAAGAGAGGGAAAGGATTGGATACCTAATCGATTTGGTGGAAGAGAAAACCTAGAAGCTATTGATTTTTTAAAACATCTAAACTCTGTTACTTATAAATATTTCCCAGGTACACTAACTATAGCTGAAGAATCTACTGCTTTTCCTGGAGTTACAAAACCAGTTGATCTCGGAGGTCTTGGTTTTGCAATGAAATGGAACATGGGATGGATGAACGATAGTTTAGAATATATGAAAAAAGAACCAATATACAGACAATACCATCAAAATGATTTGACCTTTTCAATTATGTATGCTTTTTCTGAAAATTTTATCCTATCCATTTCTCATGATGAAGTAGTTTATGGCAAAAAATCGTTGGTAGATAAAATGCCTGGAGATGACTGGCAAAAATTTGCAAACCTCAGATTGTATTTATCATATATGTATGCTCACCCTGGGAAAAAGCTATTATTTATGGGACAAGAGTTTGGCCAATGGAAAGAATGGGATTTCGAACATTCTCTTGATTGGCATATTTTACAATACGAAAACCATAAAAAAACAAAGGATTTTGTTAAATATTTGAACAACATATACAAAACTAACGAACCTTTTTATAAGATTGATTTTAATTATGAAGGATTTGAATGGATTGATTTTAGTGACAATGAAAATAGTGTTATTTCCTTTTTAAGAAAATCAAATGATGAAAAAATATTATGTGTATTTAATTTTACACCTGTCCCAAGAGATAATTATAGAATAGGAGTCCCAGAAGAAGGACAATATGAATTGATATTTAATTCAGATTCAAAAGATTTTTGGGGGAGTGGTTACGATATCAAAAATTCTGTCACTTCTGAAAAAATAAGATGGCAGGGAAGGGATAATTCTATAGTATCAAATTTACCGCCTCTTTCAGCTATTTTCTTTAAAATAAAATAA
- the yidC gene encoding membrane protein insertase YidC, with translation MKKQLLIIGLIVLSIFAFAIPNVIISENATTIDLQTRIFDLSMDKQGHILEYSIVDFRTKEYKLIYSYGKDSFNLLDTETEEEIIPTDYQISVSENEEYVDMFFFFEGNGLKKYRFYNDPNFHFDVEFVNVEGLVTLPTISYRPGIRQMQSTMVSFIEEIPNTGENLDALVAVEAASQIDNQLRYKTEGRTLSQVYMGPLKRTFMGEVFSEETYDRVSALLDEMGAFGFISRIFYWFVYFLYWLNEITGNFGWAIIIFTVIIRLALYPLYHRQQKSMIKMREIQPEIEKLRKKYKNNQKLQEETMKLYREKNVNPMGGCLPTLIQLPVFIVLWQTIQYFGEAFAYNPRFLFWSDLSQGGFGTNFIFILMSLAAYMAIALLSAQNSKMAWQQIAMSTIFPLLLSSLPSGVFLYYTSNAVIQLIITFYNNRRHGIKGISIRELFGLGPKPVRR, from the coding sequence TTGAAAAAGCAACTCTTAATAATAGGACTTATTGTCCTAAGTATTTTTGCATTCGCTATTCCAAATGTAATCATATCAGAAAACGCAACCACCATTGATTTACAAACTAGAATATTTGATTTAAGTATGGATAAACAAGGACATATTCTTGAATATTCAATTGTTGATTTTAGAACTAAGGAATATAAACTGATATACTCTTACGGTAAAGATAGTTTTAATTTGTTAGATACAGAAACAGAAGAAGAAATAATCCCAACTGATTATCAAATATCCGTATCAGAAAATGAAGAATACGTTGATATGTTCTTCTTTTTTGAAGGTAATGGTTTAAAAAAGTATAGATTCTACAACGATCCAAACTTTCATTTTGATGTTGAGTTTGTTAACGTAGAAGGATTAGTTACATTGCCAACTATATCATATAGACCTGGTATCAGACAGATGCAATCAACTATGGTGTCTTTTATAGAAGAAATACCTAACACTGGAGAAAATTTAGATGCTTTAGTAGCCGTAGAAGCTGCTTCACAAATTGACAATCAATTGAGATATAAAACAGAAGGAAGAACTTTATCTCAAGTATATATGGGTCCACTAAAAAGAACTTTTATGGGAGAAGTATTCTCAGAAGAAACATACGATAGAGTTTCAGCACTTTTAGATGAAATGGGAGCTTTTGGATTTATTTCAAGAATTTTTTATTGGTTCGTTTACTTTTTATATTGGTTAAATGAAATAACAGGAAATTTTGGTTGGGCTATAATAATATTCACAGTTATTATAAGATTGGCATTATATCCTCTATATCATAGACAACAAAAATCTATGATTAAAATGAGGGAAATACAACCAGAAATTGAAAAATTAAGGAAAAAATATAAAAATAATCAAAAATTACAAGAAGAAACTATGAAATTATATAGAGAAAAAAATGTAAACCCTATGGGTGGATGTTTACCAACTCTTATTCAATTACCAGTTTTTATAGTATTGTGGCAAACAATTCAATACTTTGGTGAAGCATTTGCATACAACCCAAGATTTCTGTTCTGGTCAGATCTATCACAAGGCGGATTTGGAACAAACTTTATATTTATCTTAATGTCATTGGCCGCTTATATGGCTATTGCTTTGTTATCCGCTCAAAATTCAAAAATGGCTTGGCAACAAATTGCAATGTCAACTATTTTCCCATTGTTGTTGAGTAGTTTGCCTTCAGGAGTTTTCTTGTACTACACATCAAACGCTGTAATCCAATTAATAATTACATTCTATAATAATAGAAGACATGGTATAAAAGGTATAAGCATTAGAGAATTATTTGGATTAGGACCTAAACCTGTTAGGAGGTGA
- a CDS encoding carbohydrate ABC transporter permease: protein MLTKKRWWVPWAFLALPLIMYIIWVLVPIGRTFIYSFSSWDGLSKNIDFIGLDNFRMLFGDRIFITALMNNIKWFILFIIIPVPVGLGFAMLLDMKLPGSKLFKTLVYLPMTLSFVVIGTMWSWIYEPQYGALNSFLDAIGLDFLITPWLSDPQVVTFSLIFAAIWRQIPYVMVLFLAGLKNVSKDQVEAAYVDGANAWQRFWNIILPALRPSMIVAVTVSIIDSLRAFDIVFVMTKGGPFHSSTVLANFMYIEAFNNYRMGYGSAIAVIQFAITFGFIILYLLNVMKNEE, encoded by the coding sequence ATGCTCACTAAAAAGAGATGGTGGGTTCCATGGGCATTTTTAGCTTTACCACTTATAATGTATATAATTTGGGTATTAGTTCCAATAGGAAGAACTTTTATCTATAGCTTTTCAAGTTGGGACGGTTTGAGTAAAAATATAGATTTTATTGGTTTAGATAATTTTAGAATGTTGTTTGGAGACAGAATATTCATAACGGCTTTAATGAACAATATTAAATGGTTTATATTATTTATTATCATACCTGTACCAGTAGGACTTGGTTTTGCAATGCTTTTGGATATGAAACTACCTGGCAGTAAACTATTCAAAACATTAGTTTATTTACCAATGACATTATCATTTGTAGTAATTGGGACTATGTGGTCGTGGATATATGAACCACAATACGGAGCTTTGAACTCATTTCTTGATGCGATAGGGCTAGACTTTTTAATTACACCATGGCTTTCAGACCCTCAGGTTGTTACTTTTTCCCTTATATTTGCAGCTATTTGGAGGCAAATTCCATATGTGATGGTTTTGTTTTTAGCAGGATTGAAAAATGTTAGCAAAGACCAAGTTGAAGCTGCCTATGTCGATGGTGCCAATGCTTGGCAGAGGTTTTGGAATATAATTTTGCCGGCCTTAAGGCCTTCTATGATAGTTGCAGTAACTGTAAGTATTATAGATTCTTTAAGAGCCTTTGATATTGTATTTGTTATGACAAAAGGAGGCCCTTTCCATAGTTCAACCGTTTTAGCAAATTTTATGTATATAGAAGCTTTTAACAATTACAGGATGGGGTATGGATCTGCAATAGCTGTTATACAATTTGCAATAACATTTGGGTTTATTATATTGTATTTACTAAATGTAATGAAAAACGAGGAGTGA